The Dioscorea cayenensis subsp. rotundata cultivar TDr96_F1 chromosome 7, TDr96_F1_v2_PseudoChromosome.rev07_lg8_w22 25.fasta, whole genome shotgun sequence genome includes a region encoding these proteins:
- the LOC120265225 gene encoding zinc finger MYM-type protein 1-like, giving the protein MERFFKSIPKSIEARTSSTSNASTIAQKKSRVEFDPSDIIADPGLRKPIEEYDTGIRDQVRREYLLMGPCQPVGHNFPRKQQGKDLRSFKEVWFQKFDWLEYSVEKDAAYCFYCYLFKQSRGDKLGIDAFTKTGFCNWKKAMEVFTEHVGGVNSNHNNARRHCEDFKNQRQSVSHIFSSHNREMEIAYRARVTAVLRVVRFLMLQGLTFRGHDESSSSTNRGNFLEMLNWYGTEVESVGRVINENAPGNNQMTSPQIQKELVRACAEETTRAIIDEIGDSHFSILLDESRDKSIKEQMAVIVRFVNKQGQVIERFLAVEHVADTSVSSLKTALDGLFTRCGLSISRLRGQGYDGASNMKGQFNGLKTLILNENPFAFYVHCFAHQLQLVVVSVAKGILAISDLFNYVTMIVNIVGAS; this is encoded by the coding sequence atggagaggttttttaaatctataccAAAAAGTATTGAAGCAAGAACGAGTTCAACGTCTAATGCAAGTACTattgcacaaaagaaaagcCGTGTTGAGTTTGATCCAAGTGATATTATCGCTGACCCAGGGCTTCGAAAACCAATTGAAGAATATGACACAGGAATAAGAGATCAAGTAAGGAGAGAGTATTTGTTGATGGGTCCATGTCAACCAGTTGGTCACAATTTTCCTAGAAAACAACAAGGAAAAGATTTGAGAAGCTTTAAAGAAGTGTGGTTTCAGAAATTTGATTGGTTGGAATATAGTGTGGAGAAAGATGCAGcttattgtttctattgttatctttttaagcAGTCAAGGGGAGATAAACTTGGGATTGATGCCTTCACAAAGACAGGGTTTTGCAATTGGAAGAAGGCCATGGAAGTTTTCACTGAGCATGTTGGTGGAGTTAATAGCAACCACAACAATGCAAGGCGACATTGTGAGGATTTCAAAAATCAGAGGCAAAGCGTGTCGCACATATTCTCTTCTCATAACAGAGAGATGGAGATTGCATATAGAGCTCGTGTCACTGCTGTTTTACGTGTTGTTAGATTTCTTATGTTGCAAGGTCTTACTTTTCGTGGGCATGATGAATCTTCTAGTTCCACAAATAGGGGTAACTTTCTAGAGATGCTGAATTGGTATGGGACAGAAGTTGAAAGTGTTGGTCGTGTGATTAATGAAAATGCTCCtggaaataatcaaatgacttcTCCACAAATACAGAAAGAGTTAGTAAGGGCTTGTGCAGAAGAGACCACACGTGCCATTATTGATGAGATTGGAGATAGTCATTTCTCTATACTTCTTGATGAGTCTCGTGACAAATCAATAAAAGAGCAAATGGCTGTGATTGTGAGGTTTGTAAACAAGCAAGGCCAAgtaattgaaagatttcttgCTGTTGAACATGTTGCCGATACTTCAGTCTCTTCATTAAAGACAGCTTTGGATGGATTGTTTACCCGTTGTGGTCTATCTATTTCTAGATTGAGAGGGCAGGGGTATGATGGAGCCTCTAATATGAAAGGGCAATTTAATGGGTTGAAgacattaattttgaatgaaaatccattTGCTTTTTATGTTCATTGCTTTGCCCACCAATTGCAGTTGGTTGTTGTTTCTGTTGCTAAAGGCATTTTGGCTATTAGTGATTTATTCAACTATGTCACTATGATTGTGAACATTGTGGGGGCTTCTTGA
- the LOC120265224 gene encoding uncharacterized protein LOC120265224, which produces MESFEFIFILHLMIKVLGLTNDLSNALQQKDQNIVNAMGLIVTVKELIQDLRENGWGKFLEEVKSFCVAMSVSVPNMEDSTSSRSFETWRAIDSISTTRSQCYTMIDDIDVDEEVVDVNNDGSGPSYQMLFD; this is translated from the exons ATGGagagttttgaatttatatttatcttgcaTCTGATGATCAAAGTATTGGGATTAACTAATGACTTGTCAAATGCCTTGCAGCAGAAAGATCAAAACATTGTTAATGCAATGGGGTTGATTGTAACTGTGAAAGAACTTATACAAGATTTGAGAGAAAATGGATGGGGTAAATTTTTAGAAGAAGTTAAGAGCTTCTGTGTTGCAATGTCAGTTTCAGTGCCGAATATGGAAGATAGTACTAGTTCGAGGTCGTTCGAGACGTGGAGGGCAATTG ATTCCATTTCCACGACTCGCTCCCAATGTTACACAATGATTGATGATATAGATGTAGACGAAGAG GTTGTTGATGTTAATAACGATGGAAGTGGACCAAGCTATCAAATGTTATTTGATTGA